The following are encoded together in the Tribolium castaneum strain GA2 chromosome 3, icTriCast1.1, whole genome shotgun sequence genome:
- the LOC103313807 gene encoding uncharacterized protein LOC103313807 isoform X2 — protein sequence MDLYNEVELNSISSKDIEGNVDTDNQNNSKDDNSKLEAIGPRGETEPARKRALENELPDTLLVENEDISTKKRKLDDDSGKDQDEAIVCVDIRQDLNNSDPLPETIEPFGDDSVESKLIPGQLSKNYESSEITNITTVKSGVNSEQGEESHGASSKVVEIIESEKAEGEQSLEISNEAVERKKHEVKEELSHIFTDEPENQNEIIGVEEIKLENSQHDSFEKSTPDPDLCSKILALPVASNWEGTSHEPYQLQYFNA from the coding sequence ATGGATCTTTACAATGAAGTCGAACTTAATTCCATTTCATCTAAAGACATTGAAGGAAATGTAGATACGGACAACCAAAACAATAGTAAAGACGATAATTCGAAACTAGAAGCAATTGGACCTCGAGGAGAAACTGAGCCTGCAAGAAAACGGGCATTGGAAAATGAACTTCCTGATACGCTTTTAGTAGAAAATGAAGACATAAGCacaaaaaagagaaaattgGATGACGACTCTGGTAAAGACCAAGATGAAGCAATTGTATGTGTGGATATTAGGCAAGATTTGAACAATTCTGACCCTCTTCCTGAAACTATTGAACCTTTCGGAGATGATTCTGTAGAATCTAAATTAATCCCTGGAcaactttcgaaaaattacgAATCGTCAGAGATTACTAACATAACCACAGTCAAGTCTGGAGTTAATTCTGAACAAGGAGAGGAATCTCATGGAGCGTCTTCCAAGGTTGTAGAAATCATCGAATCTGAGAAAGCAGAAGGAGAGCAAAGTTTGgaaatttcgaacgaagcaGTTGAAAGGAAGAAACACGAAGTCAAAGAAGAATTAAGTCATATTTTTACGGACGAACCAGAAAATCAAAACGAAATAATCGGGGTTGAAGAAATCAAGTTAGAAAACAGCCAACACGACAGTTTCGAAAAATCGACGCCAGATCCGGACTTGTGTTCAAAAATTCTGGCACTGCCTGTAGCATCCAACTGGGAGGGGACATCACACGAGCCGTACCAACTTCAGTACTTCAACGCCTGA
- the LOC103313807 gene encoding uncharacterized protein LOC103313807 isoform X1: MLEVSENIVPLGKITNQNSSNMDLYNEVELNSISSKDIEGNVDTDNQNNSKDDNSKLEAIGPRGETEPARKRALENELPDTLLVENEDISTKKRKLDDDSGKDQDEAIVCVDIRQDLNNSDPLPETIEPFGDDSVESKLIPGQLSKNYESSEITNITTVKSGVNSEQGEESHGASSKVVEIIESEKAEGEQSLEISNEAVERKKHEVKEELSHIFTDEPENQNEIIGVEEIKLENSQHDSFEKSTPDPDLCSKILALPVASNWEGTSHEPYQLQYFNA; this comes from the exons ATGCTAGAGGTATCAg AAAACATTGTTCCATTgggaaaaataacaaaccaGAACAGTTCAAATATGGATCTTTACAATGAAGTCGAACTTAATTCCATTTCATCTAAAGACATTGAAGGAAATGTAGATACGGACAACCAAAACAATAGTAAAGACGATAATTCGAAACTAGAAGCAATTGGACCTCGAGGAGAAACTGAGCCTGCAAGAAAACGGGCATTGGAAAATGAACTTCCTGATACGCTTTTAGTAGAAAATGAAGACATAAGCacaaaaaagagaaaattgGATGACGACTCTGGTAAAGACCAAGATGAAGCAATTGTATGTGTGGATATTAGGCAAGATTTGAACAATTCTGACCCTCTTCCTGAAACTATTGAACCTTTCGGAGATGATTCTGTAGAATCTAAATTAATCCCTGGAcaactttcgaaaaattacgAATCGTCAGAGATTACTAACATAACCACAGTCAAGTCTGGAGTTAATTCTGAACAAGGAGAGGAATCTCATGGAGCGTCTTCCAAGGTTGTAGAAATCATCGAATCTGAGAAAGCAGAAGGAGAGCAAAGTTTGgaaatttcgaacgaagcaGTTGAAAGGAAGAAACACGAAGTCAAAGAAGAATTAAGTCATATTTTTACGGACGAACCAGAAAATCAAAACGAAATAATCGGGGTTGAAGAAATCAAGTTAGAAAACAGCCAACACGACAGTTTCGAAAAATCGACGCCAGATCCGGACTTGTGTTCAAAAATTCTGGCACTGCCTGTAGCATCCAACTGGGAGGGGACATCACACGAGCCGTACCAACTTCAGTACTTCAACGCCTGA